Sequence from the Drosophila innubila isolate TH190305 chromosome 3L unlocalized genomic scaffold, UK_Dinn_1.0 0_D_3L, whole genome shotgun sequence genome:
TATAGTTTAATGGGAAGGAGGActttaatatgcaattaatatATCTATTACGCTGTGGTATTTTTACAGGGTGTCTGCTAGTCGCTATTGTTGATTCTCATTCATCTGTTGCTTTGACTGGAGATGGGAGATGGGAGCACAGTGTGGACAGTTGTTGGTGGTTTTGGTCTGACTGGCGCTAATCGGGCATTATGCCACAAGACAATTATGCAACAGTGTGGCAAGCTGCatactgcaactgcaactgcaactgcaacatttcTAAGTCGCCATTTAAGCGATTTTCATgcgcaataaaaatttagtcaGCTGTAAACATTTTATGAGTTTGTGTGGCAGGACAGAGAAAATGAAAGGAGAAGGGGAAAAGTGAGGGAGGAGGAGAAATGCGGAAAGCGGAAGTCAGGCAGACTGTACGcacagtatttatttattttaatcggcAAAAAAAGAAgggaaaatgttaattaaactgtcattcaaattaaataaaaacccaCACCCACATTTCTTCTCACCTGTGACTGCGCGTTCCTTCTGACTCTTCCACCCCCTGGGGGATAATCAAATACCAATATCAAAGCTGATTTGTTGATACATCCTGACTTCATCGGATATTCATGAGTCTCGCTGAAGAGGGGTCGCTTTGGTCCTAGCTCCTTGTCCTGGTCACGTCCTGCCCCCCCTGTCCCCCCTCAGgacatgcaaaatttaaataaatacttcgCATTATCCTCtcaattttacatatttttttgaattcctcttcttttattttgccgACTCTCCTGCGCATAATGCCACAGCATATTCCGAGTCCATTAACGCGTCCAGGGTGACTCGTGTCATAATCACCTTGTTTGTCGGGCGGAACACCTACAATGGCACAGAAGTAGGCCATGGGGTGGGAGAGATGGGGAGGTAGGGAGATAGGGGGCGTGGCTGTCGCAATCGCAGTCGTTATGTCGGATAATCATTTTCGACGGCAGCTCGAACAGCCAACAACCCAAGAGCAGCCATCAAATAAACGTAATTCAATGCACAAAAtgacaacattttcattttgaatttttaaagcaacttCCCCCAACTCATGTTGAATCCCCCCTAGTTCCAACCCCCCTTGGTGGGCATCCCATTCCCTAGCGGCAAATGGAATTTGGCAGCTGTCCGGGGTTTGGCAGCTTTGAGAGCAACTTTTGACTGCCATTTGCATATGGCCAATTGGGCAATGTTGACAAGaagttgttgccgttgttgttaccgttgttgttgccgttgttgtagccgttgttgctgttgctattgctgttgggTCAAGGAGCAAggggcaagtggcaagcagcTGAAGTCAGCAAAGGAGCCAAAGATTACGAATTATGTTTATGGCCAGGCTCATTACATACGTAAGTCTTGGCCAAATTAAGTGTCTATTTAAACAGCAGTAATTTGCCCTGACATAAGAATGTATCCTTTGATTAAAGTATAAGCGTATATCCACATCTACAagaagtttataaaaaatgctggcaattattaaaatgcttcaacttcatttttttttcacttgcACAAAAAATAGagctttgtttttaatattatcaatgaaaaagtatttgctattttaataaattttatataacctGTTATAACTCTTCAAAgtttaatgtaaattaaattaaataataattcatataatgtaatgaaaaaatcaattttgtttaatttatcgAATATTTTCCAacgaaatatgtttttaataatatcgtTGTCCATTGGATCGATAAATTCTGTTTTCCCCACCATTACTTCTTTTCCACGTAAAAATCCTACTTCAAATgtcttttttaaatgaaatttatgacttttgtatatttaaatatgtgtgtTGAATTATTAGAACTTTTATGCCATCCTATTTCTCAATACTCGACTGATTTTAAGGCATCAAATGtacaatattttgttgctactttaattaaaatttatatggtTACTGAGATATttgagaataaataaaatatattttgtttttctttacataACAAAATGCAAGGCTGATGTGAGTTGGTGTTggaataaagttttatttattattgtttcaaCCGTTACAAATATGGCAAATTGTCATCAATATGAAGATCGAACATTTGAATCGATAACTATAACTAACATTTATCGGCAACGAATATTTGTAGTATGTATCGTGTGCTTTCAAACTTATGCACTAACTTATTGAATGAATATAttgtgatgtgtgtgtgtgtatgtgtgtgtggaggttgttattattaaaattgtttgtgtttgtaggaatgttctatatattaaatagtaCGAGTATGTTGGATTATACATGGTGAGCTTTAGTTAAAATGAGTTTGTTAGTTTAACGAGAGACTCTGCACCAATTGCAGTTGGTCTATAACAAGTTGGCCACATCGCAATTagctacttcttcttcttctacttgattcacattcacattcacattcgcaCTCACACTCTGTCACACACTCACCCAGTCAACTGAAAACGTTGCACATACGACATGTATGCACGCTAGTTGCTATCGACGCAATCGCACTCCCCCCTCAATTCCCCCCCCGAAAACACATCCATTACCATCAATCGACAAACTTGCAACGATGCAGCCAAGTGTTATGCAACTACTTAAAGGACTTTATCATTTGCTTTGCTGATTTGCATTGTTTGAGTTGTGATTTTAATGGTGCTGTCGCCATTTATTTCGCCTTCGTCTTGTCTCCTCCATGTCCTCCATGTCCTCCTTGTTGTCGTGTGTCAAGTGGCAAatgctctgtctctgtttctaTGCCGGGATGTGTGAGGCAACTTAGAGCAGGTAACATTTTCGGCGCCAACAGGAGCAGGTGCAGTGCACATGACGATAGTAGCGACACAGGCACTTCAGATACTTGTATCCAGCACAGCAAtgatgcgaatgcgaatgcgagtGATAATGCGAGTGCGAATAGCAGGAGAGGTCGTGAGAGCAGTACGAGTAGCAGCCACAGTCGCACATCTTGAGAGGATCTATCACTTCCTACGGGTTAATCGGTTATTCTAGTTATTCCTTCTTTTGCTTTCCTTTCCTTTCGTTTGGTTTTGTTTCGATTCCTTTTGCTTGTTGTCGTCCTAGCGCCTTGCTGTCTTTGGCTGAACTGATTTCTGGCCAACGCTTTGCCTTTCAACTTGGCTTAGGTTAGTGGCGGCTGTTGTCCTCGAATGTGGCGCCTTCATTACAGTTGCCCCTTGCAACAAGCAGCTTGTTTGATCGATGCATTTGTTTTGCGTATTTGGGTGGCCAACATTCGTACCACGCCCCAAATATCCATACTATCCATGAGTTCACATCTGTTGTTTGATTGTCAGTGTTGTTTTCTGTTGTGTTATTACTGTAGAAATCATGTCAATTGATTTTGGGGGCAACTTCGGCTTGTGGTTTATTTGCCTGGCACGACGCCACTCGAGTTCTATGATTAATTCACAATGTTGTCGCTGATTTTATGACCGAAAATAATGTATATTTCTATTCGACGACTGCCCAAAAATAGACGCCGTTTCcatcgccgtcgtcgtcgtcgtcagcgtcgtcgtcgctaggcaaatgcaaattcatGCCTGACCCACATTTGGTGCACATTTGATTCTATTAGTCACACAGCTGCCGCCAAAAACagatgcaaacacacacacacacacacattcacaaacACAAGcagatacttttgtatcttATTGATGCATTACATTTACAGATGCAGCTGGGGATCGTGATGCAATCGATTGGCAACTGCACACAAAAATCGATGACACATGCTATGACGGCGACATTCGCACGCGCCAATTGCCAGATGCGAGTTCCAAGCCACTGACGTCATTTCCCCAGGTAACATGCTGCGTATACGTCATATTGAACATGCTGTATTGAGGGCGAGTTTCTAGCTGACATCAGCTTCCCCTGGGGTggccaaaatataaaaacgatTGCCGCATTCACCTGGAGATCAGCTTAAAATCTTATCCCACCCTCACAGTGAGATCATGTTGCGAATAGTTTGATaattaacttgatttttaacTGCTAATTGCAGGTTAGGTTATTGGCATTTGCAATAGATTATTTGGACATTATCGATCTTGAAGATCTTTCATTgatcaatttaaaactaaaaaaaaaagtgatttaaAAGGATTTTTTGGCATTCACTTAAAGATCAGTTTTGAAATCTTCTTCCATTGATCATATGGAGATCATCGATCAACGCTACAAACTTAGTTCTTTTCCTACTGATCTTCCATTGattgatttgaaaaataataaatttattttaatgaaatgtacGGCATTCACTTggagatttttttaaaattcacatttCACTCTTAAAGTGAGATCATGTTGCGAATAGTCCTTGTCTAGAGATCATCTGGAGATCATCGATCAATGCTGAAAgtttaaccgattttctacTGATCTTTCATTAatctattacaaaaataataaatttatttaaaggaaAGTTCCAAACAGCTGCAAAATGTGCACAATCAGCGATCAGCGATCGTTTATGATTACAAATTCGGTTGGTTATCGTTAAATAGTTTGTTGGCCCcttttaatgagtttttattGGGTTAATTTGTTGGACAGTCAATGTTGTTGTGCAAGTTGCAGCAGGTGCATGTTTCTTATCTGTTTTGGCTGTGTTCTTAGCTCATTAAAGTCACCGATTGCGATTCGAGGACACGTAAGACAGCTTTAAGGTTAGGGACAACGGACAAGGGCAAGCCAAGGGGAGCAGGAATAAAaagcaggggcaggggcaggggcataAGGACTGTGGCAGGTCGCAACCATGTGTTGTTTGAAGTGTCCTTGTGAGCTTAAAAGTCTTTCGACACGTATTCGCATTGGCAAAAGTTTGTCAGCCAAAAGCCAAAGCTGGTTAAAATGAAGAGCAAGCCGAGATGGAGTCGGAGATGGaggtggcatgtggcaggttGCAGGTCACAGGTCgcaggtggcaggtggcaggtgAGGTGTAAGGGTCGCAACACGGAGTGCAAGTGCATGGCTTTCAGCAGTTTAGTTCAAGTTGTTTCAAGTAACACTTGAGAGACAACAGGGCGACCAAAACGACTCGACCATATGCACTAGAATTGGGCTAGGAATggacacagacagacagacagacagacagacagacagacagacagatagaggGGGAAAGGAAGGGAAGGAAGGAAATGCCGGCTGTCAGTATGTGGCAAATAATGGTGTTGCGTGTCGCATTGGCCACCACAATGATAACCAACTAAATTgtaacaagagcaacaataaCGACAGCTGACTTTTGCCCATTTGCAACGAGCTGTGTAAAACTCGAAAACGAgcattacaaaatataaaaccaaaCTCATTCTCTgccgctgtctctgtctctttctgtgtcgccgtctccgtctccgtctaaAGTTGGAGTCTCTTGGCGTTGCAACGTCGTGAAAAGCGTAACTgacacttaaattaaatttgttttcatttcgcCCGGGCAGAAAGTCAACGCGACACTTTCGGGTTCGGGGCCAAGAAATCAgcgcaaaacacaaaacacacaacacaaaaccGAAAATGCATTtcgcaataaaataaattaaaacgaaagcaaagcaaattttCTACACCGAAAGTTGCCCAAAACTCAACGGGGCGTGCGATGGCAACTCTGGCAAGCATGCCACGTCAAAAAGGGGAAGATGTGGGCCGGGAATAGAGTCCACTGATGACTTCTTTGGCCTCCCCTTTCTCCTCTCTTCACCCACCCTCCTCTTCCTTCCCCTTTTTCCCATAGCTAAATCCAAAGAGGCAAAGCCAAAGTGAAACGACTAACCGAAACTGCTTGTGACTCTCTGATGTTTGCTGTGAATCTGGATCTGAATCTGAACCTGAACGCCCCCTGGCGGACAGAGTtgtcgacacacacacacacacacacacacacacacactctctcacaaAACAATTGTGAATACTGGGTGTACAGTTGGAACGAATGCCAGAAAATCCGCATAGAATACTCGACATTTTCGAAGCTGCTTTGGGGATTTGCATAGCATCTGTCTTTGGTTGAAAGCAAGTGCAAGCAAGCATTTTCTTTATTCGATTTGCATTCGAAGTAATTGCGTAATAAATAGACTTACGATCTTAGTAATCCCAAAAATCATTGAGCTTAAATCAATCGATTAATATGGCTCTATCTATTATCGAAATGCGCTTTCGAAGCATGCACTGAAAGCTGTTAGTGACAGCTGCTAGTGGCTATCTTggggaaattaaaaaattaatttacttatcgatatatttatcGATTATTTAACAAATCGACTTTGTTTGTTATTCGCTTTCAGCATATTATtgacataaataatataatcgATATATTCTGAATCGATATTTTCATATACTTGTATCGATAATTTAGTATTATCgatgtaatttaatattgacgtaaatttatattaatcttCCCAAATGCTCGCCTTTAGATATAGATAATTTATCGATAATTTCTCAATATATTTTCCAACatgagtttatcgataagttGTTATCGAagtaacattttcaaaaatatactCTCTCTTGCTATCGTATTCCTCCATAGTTCAACTGCCAttagattttgtattttgccaGGATACAAAAGTCACCACAAATAttgcaacaattgttgttgttggcacaaCGTTCACGGTTGTatgagtttgtgtgtgtgtgttgttgtttgtgtgagCGGTGCAATTGGTGTGTTGCTTGGTTTGTGGTTGCACCACTAAATGCTTGAAAACGTCAACATCGCTGCCAAGAGTGAACCAGAAGGCAACATCTCATCAAAAAATCCCAGAGTAGCATCCACATGCAATTGTGGATTCTGGGAGTCATGGACCCACGGACTCTCCATCCATGTCCATCCATATTCCGTTTCCATATTGTGTTCGTGCCAAAGCGATTGCCCACCACGTTTAGCAGTGAGCTGCGAAATGAATTCGAGTCGAGTTGGGGTTTTAGGTGGTGACGGTCATGTCGGATATTCCCTCGTTTGTATCGCGCAAAATTCTTATTTCCTCTcgcatttattgttttttcccGAGTGCGACAAGGGGCAGGGCAGCGGGTAGAGGGGAGGAGGATAAAAGGTGGAGGATGGAGAATGGCGAATGGAGAATGGAGGGAAACATCAGCCAAAGCCGCAGCCAAACAAACACATTTCAATCAAAACGCTTGACGGCTCGACGGGCAATACCAGCAAgtgcaacaccagcaacaacaccagcaacaacaacaggaacaacaacagcaagagcaacagcagcgcctGCCACGTGGGTGGCCACGTTTTGCGCCACGGCCACAACAAAGTCCAAAGTTGGGGCACGGAATatgggaaatgggaaatgggcAACGGCAGTTGGCTGCTGGCAGCAGGGAACTGTAAACTGGAAGCTTGGGAGGATGAGGAGGTGCTTGCTTTGAACTGCATGTCCGTGGAAAAGGGAGGGTTGCATATTTGCACTGCACTGCGGTTCGCTAAAGGCATTGCACTCTGGTACAACCCTACACAAAACTGAGCCAAAACAGAAATCCATTAGGCGGAAAATTATGATAAACAAATTATGGAATTATCTAGCTTATAAGTTCGTAGTATTcaagttaaagttaatatcatttatttcatatctattaatatcagttttaaaagtaataaaaaaattattaaaataataataacaataagaaCACTGGAAAAAAGACTATCTTATAAAACCTAGtactaattttaagaatattaatttaaaatatgtcagttcttaatataagaatgaGAATCTTAAATTGCTAAAGTATAAATGTGTCATATTTTGTTAAAGCGAATTGAAAGCATGAGTGGCACAGTGGGCGATTTGGCCGATTAAGCGTAACAAATGGAATAACTCAAAAATGCATTTGACCCAAAAGCCCATagaaaacaattatatttacttaaattttttttatcattaaaaataaaaaaaaatttaattcaaaaaaaaaagatttttttaaaaattttttttgaacattttacaaattttttatttaaagaaaattttttacagTCGGTACTCAAACTCGATTCCGAATTATACGGCTTATCAGAAGACTCAAAGAAGATTTTTTACCTAAGTTTCAGTGTTTAACACCTTAACATTATTACTGAAACGATCACCAGTTTTAACAGATGCAAATTGCTGCACCTCATTTTGGTTAATTTacagaaattacaaaaacagaaacaaatatatgtatgtatatcaaaataaaaccaaaattaaaacattacaaatttaaaaatcttacttgtttttttattgtatacatatactatgaatttggtcttatttgaaatgttttcaaaaacaaaatttgttttctaactttaagaattttatgtgcTTAACGCTTTTATTAGACCATAACTTTTAGTTTTGGGACCAAAATAATGctttaagaaatttgttttccaataaagttttatataagtatatacttTGTTGttatatacactgaaaaaaaagaccaagttctaaaatcaagaacattcatcttaaatattttgttcttaaaataagattattttaagaccaaattactaaaactaagattattaatctaaaaaatattaaaatcttaatataagaataaaaatcttaaattgtaaggaaagtataaataggtactatttcgtgtcaaacaaatgatggcaccgtggcgctctggttagagaggccgcttcagatgtgaagcagtaggcggcggttcgaatccccctcgtaacaaattaaaataacatttataaaattactaaaacagaataaaatataaataaatcaaaatttaaaaataaaaaaaatataaatataaaaaataattttcatttattttattttttgattttaattttaagaacatttattcttaaaataagaacttggtcttatttaaaatgttcttaaaatcaagatatgttctcttaattcaagaatttgatgttctcgacgcattttttagaccaaaaatcttagttctgagaccaaaatcttgattttagaacattttttttatcagtgtatccTTGTTAGTTCATTATCTTTTAAATTCTCGAATCGACagattttttttcagcttACAAATGTATTCAGGCTCTACAGGTTCATAGTTCCCAAACCCCACTCAAGATTGAACCTTTCGGctttattcataaaaaatgaaatttatattatttttatagacaAGAACCAAGGTGCGTTGCCTGCataactgttgctgctgttgttattgttgttgttgctgctgtttttgttgttgttgttgttgttggtagtaTTGCTGTTGGCCATGGCCATTGCCACAACTACCGCAAAATGGCACTTGGCTGGTTTTTGACACAAGTTGACGCGCATGCAGCCAGGACTGCGACTGGCGACTAACGCTGCCTGCCAGTGCCATTGTCagtgccacatgccgcatgccacatgccagaACAAAATTTTCGTGTGCACATGTTTCAGTTGAGGCTTCTCGGTCTCCatttccatctccatctccatctcagTCACAGTTACAGTCCCAGCATCAACTGCTGGCGTTGTCCACGCGCCTTCGCCCAACTGATTTTGGCTTAACAAAATGAAGACATTCTAGTGCTCGTATAAAatagcaaatggcaaatgtggCATTCCCCCAGAGGTTAAACCTGGCCACCGCCAGCGGCAACTTTGTCCTCAATGGCACTCAGAGAAAAGCAGCCaaataagagaaagagaatgcATGCTAAAGATTCCAGCCAAGTGAAGTGGGATGGAGTTCTAAAAAGGACTGACATCTGAAGTTGACTGGAAGCAGTTAAAGTTTAGAGTACGAGAAGTATTTGAAACAATCATGTTCTGAAGTGTTGACACTGAGCAAAGTGGGAGAAAGatttagaga
This genomic interval carries:
- the LOC117787963 gene encoding uncharacterized protein LOC117787963; translated protein: MCDCGCYSYCSHDLSCYSHSHYHSHSHSHHCCAGYKYLKCLCRYYRHVHCTCSCWRRKCYLL